The Haloimpatiens massiliensis genome contains a region encoding:
- the accD gene encoding acetyl-CoA carboxylase, carboxyltransferase subunit beta, whose amino-acid sequence MFEFRKLLKKDKYIQVQEKNIVDNVNKKPSIPDGMWIKCENCGSIIYKEDVKRNLNVCTNCNYNFRLGARERIKLICDEGTFIEMDTNIESKNILNFPGYQEKLAKEEKKSGEKDAVVTGICRIHGYKAIIAVMDSNFMMGSMGAVVGEKITRAIERATKERLPIIIFTTSGGARMQEGMVSLMQMAKTSSALGKHSDEGLLYITVLTDPTTGGVTASFAMLGDIILAEPGALIGFAGKRVIQQTINQTLPKEFQTAEFLLEKGFVDKIVGRADLKRTLGQILRMHK is encoded by the coding sequence ATGTTTGAATTTAGAAAGCTTTTAAAAAAGGATAAATATATTCAAGTTCAAGAGAAAAATATTGTGGATAATGTTAATAAAAAGCCTAGTATACCTGATGGAATGTGGATAAAATGTGAGAACTGTGGAAGTATTATATATAAAGAAGACGTAAAAAGAAATTTAAATGTATGTACAAATTGTAATTATAATTTTAGATTAGGTGCTAGAGAAAGAATAAAGTTAATTTGTGATGAAGGCACTTTTATTGAGATGGATACAAATATAGAAAGTAAAAATATACTTAATTTCCCGGGATACCAGGAGAAGTTAGCAAAGGAAGAAAAAAAATCCGGAGAAAAAGATGCAGTAGTTACTGGAATTTGTAGAATTCATGGATATAAAGCTATAATCGCAGTTATGGATAGTAATTTTATGATGGGAAGTATGGGAGCTGTAGTAGGTGAAAAAATTACTAGAGCTATCGAAAGAGCAACGAAAGAAAGACTCCCTATAATAATTTTTACCACTTCAGGGGGAGCCAGAATGCAGGAGGGAATGGTATCACTTATGCAGATGGCTAAAACTAGTAGCGCTCTAGGCAAACATAGTGATGAAGGACTTTTGTATATAACAGTACTTACGGATCCAACTACAGGTGGAGTGACAGCTAGTTTTGCTATGCTTGGAGATATAATTCTTGCAGAACCAGGAGCTCTTATAGGCTTTGCAGGAAAGAGAGTAATTCAGCAAACCATAAATCAAACATTACCTAAAGAATTTCAAACTGCAGAGTTTCTACTAGAAAAAGGATTTGTGGATAAAATAGTTGGTAGAGCTGATTTAAAGAGAACTCTAGGACAAATTCTTAGGATGCATAAATAG
- a CDS encoding acetyl-CoA carboxylase carboxyltransferase subunit alpha, whose translation MSNITPWEKLKIARMVERPTALDYIDIIFNSFIELHGDRYFGDDSCTVGGIGELEDIPVTIIGQQKGKNTKENIKRNFGMANPEGYRKALRLMKQAEKFKRPVICFVDTPGAFCGVGAEERGQGEAIARNLLEMSKLKTPIISIVIGEGGSGGALALAVGDQVWMLENSIYSILSPEGLATILWKNSSRAKEAANIMKITAKDLKDLGIIDKIIKEPQGGAHESVEDVALDIKNNLLETLKMLKKLSTEELLEGRYNKFREMGVY comes from the coding sequence ATGAGCAATATAACCCCTTGGGAAAAGCTGAAAATAGCGAGAATGGTAGAAAGACCTACCGCTCTTGATTATATAGATATAATATTTAATTCTTTTATAGAGTTGCACGGAGATAGATATTTTGGAGATGACAGCTGCACAGTGGGTGGTATTGGTGAGCTTGAGGATATTCCAGTTACCATAATAGGGCAGCAGAAAGGAAAAAATACTAAAGAAAATATAAAGAGAAATTTTGGCATGGCAAATCCAGAAGGATATAGAAAGGCTTTAAGACTTATGAAGCAGGCAGAAAAATTTAAAAGGCCTGTAATTTGCTTTGTAGACACTCCAGGTGCATTTTGTGGTGTAGGAGCTGAGGAGAGAGGTCAAGGAGAAGCTATAGCTAGAAATTTATTAGAAATGTCTAAATTAAAAACACCAATTATATCTATAGTTATTGGTGAAGGTGGCAGCGGAGGAGCACTTGCCCTAGCAGTAGGTGACCAAGTGTGGATGCTTGAAAACTCTATATATTCTATATTGTCACCAGAGGGACTTGCAACTATATTGTGGAAGAATTCTTCTAGGGCAAAAGAAGCTGCTAACATTATGAAAATAACAGCTAAGGATCTTAAAGATTTAGGAATAATAGATAAGATAATAAAGGAGCCCCAAGGCGGAGCTCACGAATCTGTTGAGGATGTTGCTTTAGATATTAAAAATAATTTATTAGAAACTTTAAAAATGTTAAAGAAATTATCTACAGAAGAACTTTTAGAAGGAAGATATAATAAATTTAGAGAAATGGGAGTATATTAG